In the genome of Saprospira sp. CCB-QB6, one region contains:
- a CDS encoding SHOCT domain-containing protein — protein sequence MQEERKKAEQRLNNKKIEVKKITGEQADTLAAWQELLEKGIIDQYEFEEKKRVILGRDD from the coding sequence TTGCAAGAGGAGCGCAAAAAAGCTGAACAACGTCTGAATAATAAGAAAATTGAGGTCAAAAAAATTACTGGCGAGCAAGCTGATACCTTAGCAGCTTGGCAAGAGCTATTGGAGAAGGGAATTATTGACCAATATGAGTTTGAAGAGAAAAAACGGGTCATTCTCGGTAGAGATGATTAA
- a CDS encoding tyrosine-type recombinase/integrase, whose protein sequence is MQLEAFLHFLRYEKRYSEHSCQAYATDLRQFDAFLKEEYELEEAQAVNLGILRSWLVRLMQAGRASSTIHRKASSLQRYFKFLMQEGQLQQNPMQGLQLPKKKAALPHFLAEQQLAKLFSGPYFEADFPGQRDRLMLLLFYHTGMRRAELQGLRWSDWDFGLEQLRILGKGQKMRIIPILPQLNTDLQAFKLLAQESLPNFDPKGPIILNDQGQSPYPKWIYNKVRDYLGLVTTQEERSPHSLRHSFATHLSNQGADLQAIKLLLGHSSLASTQIYTHNSLEQLKKVYAQSHPKAKKKE, encoded by the coding sequence ATGCAGCTAGAGGCTTTTCTGCATTTTTTGCGCTACGAAAAGCGCTATTCTGAGCATAGCTGTCAGGCTTATGCTACTGACTTACGACAGTTTGATGCCTTTTTGAAGGAGGAATATGAGCTGGAAGAAGCGCAGGCCGTCAATTTGGGCATTTTGCGCTCTTGGTTGGTGCGCCTGATGCAAGCGGGGCGGGCAAGTAGTACGATTCACCGCAAAGCCAGTAGTTTGCAACGCTATTTTAAGTTTCTCATGCAAGAGGGACAGCTGCAACAAAACCCTATGCAAGGCCTTCAATTGCCTAAGAAAAAAGCAGCTTTGCCTCATTTTTTGGCTGAGCAGCAATTGGCCAAACTCTTTAGTGGGCCATATTTTGAAGCCGATTTTCCAGGACAAAGAGATCGCTTGATGCTGCTTTTGTTTTATCATACAGGTATGCGCCGAGCCGAATTGCAGGGCCTGCGTTGGAGCGATTGGGATTTTGGTTTGGAACAACTTAGAATTTTAGGAAAGGGCCAGAAAATGAGAATCATTCCGATCTTGCCTCAGCTTAATACCGATTTGCAAGCCTTTAAATTGCTGGCTCAAGAAAGCCTTCCCAATTTTGATCCCAAAGGTCCCATTATTTTGAACGATCAGGGCCAATCTCCCTATCCAAAATGGATTTACAATAAGGTGCGAGACTATCTAGGCCTAGTGACTACACAAGAAGAACGCAGTCCACACAGCCTACGCCATAGCTTTGCCACCCATTTGAGCAATCAAGGGGCCGATTTACAAGCTATTAAGTTGCTCTTGGGCCACAGCAGCTTAGCTTCTACACAGATTTATACGCACAACTCTTTAGAGCAACTAAAGAAAGTATATGCGCAAAGCCACCCTAAAGCCAAAAAAAAGGAATAA
- a CDS encoding MerR family transcriptional regulator: MATYSIRDLEKLSGIKAHTIRIWEQRYNIIEPKRTATNIRYYTDEDLQYLLNIAFLNRNGMRISKIARLTQKEVMERVENIAEESEEQSNLLQRLTMAMMELNELDFERILDQEAEKEGFEALLNKLLLPFLEKLSLLWLTGAVSIVHEQFVHNLIRQRLAHEVYLLGHESSLGDRPRVLLFEPLGEQQEILLLLYHYYLRSRGCTSCYLGSQIPPKELEVAVEQFKPSCIFTTSSSNNSQLSPQDFLGQLCKRYPDIQIFCSAQPIMHPLEAAPNLSLFEDFSEFIDFLSELS; the protein is encoded by the coding sequence TTGGCTACTTATTCGATTCGTGACCTTGAAAAACTGTCTGGCATCAAAGCCCATACGATTCGGATTTGGGAACAGCGGTATAATATTATTGAGCCCAAGCGTACGGCAACCAATATTCGGTATTATACGGATGAGGATTTGCAGTATCTGCTCAATATTGCGTTCCTGAATCGGAATGGTATGCGTATTTCCAAGATTGCTCGTTTGACGCAGAAAGAGGTGATGGAGCGGGTAGAAAATATTGCGGAGGAGAGTGAGGAGCAGAGTAATTTGCTGCAGCGGCTTACGATGGCCATGATGGAGCTCAATGAGTTGGATTTTGAGCGGATTTTGGATCAGGAGGCGGAAAAAGAGGGCTTTGAGGCTTTGTTGAATAAGCTTTTGCTGCCATTTTTAGAGAAATTGAGTTTGCTTTGGCTGACTGGAGCGGTAAGTATTGTGCATGAACAGTTTGTGCATAACTTGATTCGACAGCGTTTGGCCCATGAGGTTTATTTATTGGGGCATGAAAGCAGTTTAGGCGATCGGCCAAGGGTCTTGTTGTTTGAGCCTTTGGGCGAGCAGCAAGAGATTTTATTGCTGCTATATCATTATTATTTGCGCTCTAGGGGCTGTACGAGTTGTTATTTGGGCAGCCAGATACCGCCTAAGGAATTAGAAGTTGCGGTAGAGCAATTTAAGCCCAGTTGTATTTTTACCACTAGTTCGAGTAATAATTCACAGTTGTCTCCACAAGATTTTTTGGGCCAACTTTGTAAGCGTTATCCCGATATACAGATATTTTGTTCGGCTCAGCCGATTATGCATCCCTTAGAGGCGGCGCCTAATTTGAGTCTATTTGAGGATTTTAGTGAATTTATCGACTTTTTGTCAGAACTCTCCTAA